The following proteins come from a genomic window of Candidatus Paceibacterota bacterium:
- a CDS encoding HlyD family efflux transporter periplasmic adaptor subunit: MKNSFSKIATFIKKHKIWSSLILIVLVVVGIYTYRSLTSTVGETRYILGTVERGAIISSVSGSGQVSTSDQIDIKPKASGDITWVGVSAGDTVRAGQALAYIDATDAKRAVVDSEQSLAQAKLQFQKDSAQAPIDYQKAIEGLDDAKKSLATTFNDTFNVVSDAYLALPTVMTGAQGIIYGTDLSINKTQTNISVINNSFSSSDSAYEIIKPISDIAERDYTVARTEYDQSLVSYKLLTRYSNNSELEKNLTDSIKTTTSIAQALQSLLNFLDATIDQTAQRSLATDSKITTMRLSAETYLSTANSRLSSLLSQQQAIDADKRTIRDDERSLTILRIGNPDGNNPISLQSSAYSLTTQENNLRKLRDDLANYAITAPFAGTVASVNLKKFDTVGTGTAVATLVTNQKIAELSLNEVDAAKVKVGNKAILTFDAIENLTLTGSVASIDTVGTVSQGVVSYVVKIAFDSQNVQIKSGMTVNASIQTEVKQDVLAVPTSAVKTQNGVSYVQVFATPFTDAGGTQGVISNAAPEQIEVVTGISDDSKVEIVSGLTEGQQIITRTISGTATAAKTTTTSTNRNTGFGGSGIRL; the protein is encoded by the coding sequence ATGAAAAACTCCTTCTCAAAAATAGCCACCTTCATTAAAAAGCACAAAATCTGGAGCAGTCTGATACTTATTGTGTTGGTGGTTGTCGGTATCTATACTTACCGATCTCTAACTTCAACTGTCGGAGAAACTCGCTACATCCTCGGCACGGTCGAGCGTGGCGCAATTATTTCTTCAGTCTCCGGCAGTGGCCAGGTTTCAACTTCAGATCAGATTGATATCAAACCCAAAGCTTCCGGTGATATTACTTGGGTGGGGGTTTCGGCCGGGGATACGGTCAGGGCCGGGCAAGCGCTGGCTTACATTGACGCCACTGATGCCAAGCGGGCAGTTGTCGATTCCGAACAATCGTTGGCCCAAGCTAAACTTCAGTTTCAAAAAGATTCTGCTCAAGCCCCGATTGATTACCAGAAAGCCATCGAAGGTCTTGATGACGCCAAGAAAAGTCTGGCGACGACCTTCAACGATACTTTTAATGTTGTTTCAGATGCCTACTTGGCGTTGCCGACCGTGATGACCGGCGCTCAGGGTATTATTTACGGAACCGATTTAAGTATTAATAAGACCCAGACAAACATTAGCGTTATCAACAATAGTTTTTCGTCATCAGACTCGGCTTACGAAATTATTAAACCGATTTCGGATATTGCCGAACGAGACTACACTGTTGCGAGAACCGAGTATGACCAAAGTCTGGTCAGCTACAAATTGCTGACCCGCTATTCAAACAACAGTGAGTTGGAAAAGAATTTGACCGACTCGATAAAAACTACCACCTCAATCGCCCAGGCGCTTCAAAGTCTTTTAAATTTTCTTGATGCGACGATTGATCAGACTGCGCAAAGAAGTCTGGCGACTGATTCTAAAATCACCACTATGCGCTTGAGCGCCGAGACCTATCTTTCGACTGCCAACAGTAGACTTAGTTCCTTACTTTCCCAGCAACAGGCGATTGATGCTGATAAAAGGACTATCCGTGACGATGAGCGAAGCCTGACTATTTTAAGGATCGGCAATCCGGACGGTAATAATCCGATTAGTCTACAATCAAGCGCCTACAGTTTGACTACCCAAGAAAATAATTTACGGAAACTGAGGGACGATTTGGCCAATTATGCCATTACCGCGCCTTTTGCCGGCACAGTAGCTTCCGTGAATTTGAAAAAATTTGATACGGTCGGGACCGGTACGGCGGTGGCCACATTGGTGACGAATCAGAAGATTGCGGAACTCTCGCTTAACGAAGTCGATGCGGCCAAAGTGAAAGTGGGGAATAAGGCAATTTTGACTTTTGACGCGATTGAAAATTTGACCCTAACCGGCTCGGTTGCTTCTATTGATACGGTCGGAACAGTTAGTCAGGGTGTGGTTTCGTATGTGGTGAAGATCGCCTTCGATAGTCAAAATGTTCAGATTAAATCTGGCATGACGGTGAACGCCTCGATTCAAACCGAAGTTAAGCAGGATGTGCTCGCAGTCCCGACAAGCGCAGTTAAGACTCAAAATGGTGTCAGCTATGTTCAAGTCTTTGCTACTCCGTTTACCGATGCCGGAGGTACACAAGGCGTGATTTCCAATGCGGCTCCGGAACAGATTGAAGTCGTGACAGGCATTTCCGACGACAGTAAAGTCGAAATTGTTTCCGGCCTTACCGAAGGGCAACAGATAATCACTCGCACGATTTCCGGCACGGCGACTGCGGCTAAAACTACTACGACGAGCACTAATCGCAATACCGGTTTCGGTGGTTCCGGAATCAGGCTCTAA
- a CDS encoding ABC transporter ATP-binding protein, which yields MIEVKNITKTYGEGDAAFQALDGVSFKIEDGEFVAIMGPSGSGKSTLMHILGCLDTPTTGSYFLDGKNVSTLSDEELADIRRLNVGFVFQAFNLLPRTTVLRNVMLPLVYAGVGVSERQTRSEKALKAAGMTESHFLHLSNQLSGGQIQRVAIARALVNDPTLILADEPTGNLDTKTGEIVLGTFQKLNRDHGRTIVLITHEHDVAEHAERIIMLRDGKILSDSKAHTRRHIKI from the coding sequence ATGATTGAAGTTAAAAACATAACTAAGACCTACGGCGAGGGCGACGCCGCATTTCAGGCGCTCGACGGAGTTTCCTTCAAGATCGAGGATGGCGAGTTTGTGGCAATTATGGGGCCGTCAGGTTCCGGCAAATCGACCTTGATGCACATCTTGGGTTGCCTCGACACGCCAACAACTGGTTCATATTTTCTCGACGGCAAGAATGTTTCGACTTTGTCTGATGAAGAGTTGGCAGACATTCGTCGTTTGAATGTTGGCTTCGTCTTCCAAGCCTTCAATTTGTTGCCACGCACGACAGTACTTCGCAATGTGATGTTGCCGCTCGTTTATGCCGGAGTCGGTGTCTCGGAAAGACAGACAAGGTCGGAGAAAGCTCTGAAGGCGGCCGGTATGACCGAATCCCACTTTCTTCACCTGAGTAATCAGCTTTCCGGTGGTCAGATCCAACGAGTCGCGATTGCCAGGGCGTTGGTCAATGATCCGACCCTGATTTTGGCCGACGAACCAACCGGCAACCTTGATACTAAAACCGGCGAGATTGTGCTCGGAACCTTTCAAAAGTTGAATCGTGACCATGGCCGAACAATTGTTTTGATTACCCACGAGCATGATGTCGCCGAACATGCCGAAAGGATTATTATGCTCCGGGACGGAAAAATTCTCTCAGATTCCAAAGCGCACACTAGGCGTCATATTAAAATTTAA
- a CDS encoding ABC transporter permease codes for MQISDIFHETYAALSANKVRSGLTILGIVIGISSVIAMVSIGTGASNTISSSIESLGSNLIQVTPGAQRTQGFGASAGRGGAKTLTSDDAVAIAREVAGISAVDSQVSGRYQITAKGTNTNTTVIGVTSNYPQIRNVSIDEGAFISDTQNSSIAKVAVLGPTASNDLFGEGSSAVGQIIRIKGMEFKVIGVTVAKGGTGFQNEDDIIYIPVKSAQRFLSGDKYLTTIAVQASAPEVMAQVQADLTALLLARHNISDATKADFSVLNQNDILSTASSITSTLTYLLAAIGGISLLVGGIGIMNMMLTTVTERTREIGLRKAIGAKRNDISTQFLVEAVALTIIGGVIGIILGWLVSYLVSLTGVVQTSVSLMSVLLAFGVSALTGIVFGYYPARRAAKLNPIEALRYE; via the coding sequence ATGCAAATCAGCGACATTTTTCACGAGACTTATGCGGCACTTTCAGCGAACAAGGTTCGCTCAGGTTTAACGATTCTGGGTATTGTCATCGGTATTTCTTCGGTGATTGCCATGGTTTCGATTGGCACCGGGGCCTCGAACACGATTTCCTCATCAATTGAATCTCTGGGATCCAATTTAATTCAAGTGACGCCGGGCGCCCAACGAACTCAAGGCTTTGGAGCCAGTGCCGGCCGAGGTGGAGCCAAGACTTTGACCAGTGATGATGCCGTAGCGATTGCCAGAGAAGTTGCCGGAATTTCTGCCGTGGATTCGCAGGTTTCGGGCCGGTATCAGATTACAGCCAAAGGGACAAATACTAATACGACCGTTATCGGCGTTACCTCGAATTACCCACAAATTAGAAATGTCTCTATCGATGAAGGAGCTTTTATCTCCGATACACAGAACAGTTCAATCGCCAAGGTGGCAGTTTTGGGGCCGACGGCGAGCAACGATCTTTTTGGTGAGGGTTCAAGTGCGGTTGGTCAAATAATTCGAATTAAAGGAATGGAGTTTAAGGTTATTGGGGTAACTGTCGCGAAGGGTGGAACCGGTTTTCAAAATGAGGACGACATTATTTATATTCCGGTAAAAAGCGCTCAGAGATTTCTTTCCGGTGATAAATATTTGACCACAATTGCTGTCCAGGCCAGCGCACCAGAAGTGATGGCGCAGGTCCAGGCCGACTTAACAGCTTTGCTTTTGGCTAGGCATAATATTAGCGACGCGACCAAAGCGGACTTTAGCGTCTTGAACCAAAACGATATTCTCTCAACCGCCTCAAGCATCACTTCGACTCTGACTTATCTTCTGGCGGCGATTGGCGGAATCTCGCTTCTTGTTGGCGGGATTGGCATTATGAACATGATGCTCACGACGGTCACCGAACGCACTCGCGAGATTGGCTTGCGCAAAGCGATTGGTGCCAAGAGAAACGACATCTCAACTCAATTTTTGGTTGAGGCAGTGGCGCTTACCATTATCGGTGGGGTAATCGGGATAATTTTGGGGTGGCTGGTTTCGTATCTAGTCAGTCTCACCGGCGTGGTGCAGACTAGCGTGTCGCTCATGTCGGTTCTCTTGGCTTTCGGCGTCTCGGCCTTGACCGGAATCGTTTTCGGTTATTATCCGGCACGACGGGCGGCCAAGTTAAATCCGATTGAGGCTCTCCGGTACGAGTAG